A genomic stretch from Bifidobacterium sp. ESL0769 includes:
- a CDS encoding nucleobase:cation symporter-2 family protein, translating to MSTDQHGPQNEAETSNINPSNDGGTAAPKTASSSSHMQVPTATQPPSTAQNDSGRKPASGLASHLPWRKHDGGTSEPAETTQPRSSTQEALTSLDGQISFWRGIPFGLQHVMAMFVANLAPIFLVTAAAHLTPAQSAMIIQNGLLVAGLGTCLQLYPLWRVGSRLPMVTGISFTYVAAATAIVGKQGYGALVGAVIVGGLLELILGLTAQFWKKYVPPIVSAIVVTSIGFSLLSTGASSFGGGAGAKDFGSWQNLTLGLISLVACLAFQLLMKGTVKQLSILFGLVVGYIVAIFFGKVDFSGFEHLQAVSVPHFMPFAPTFDAGSIISFALLYVVSSVEVLGDTAALSQVGLNRLPTEKETSGAIAGDGLISTVSGLFGCLPLTSFAQNIGLVAVTKVVNRKVILSGGFILILASFVPAVAQLFNSMPQAVLGGCTIMMFGNIILSGFQMIAEAGFSQRNTTIAALSLTIGIGFTQVGGIFAQFPQLFQSIFATNCIAVSFVVAVILNAVLPGEEHFLVNTHATSEDKNVSK from the coding sequence TTGAGCACTGATCAGCACGGCCCGCAAAATGAGGCCGAAACTTCGAATATCAATCCATCAAATGACGGAGGCACAGCTGCGCCCAAAACCGCATCGTCTTCTTCACACATGCAGGTTCCAACAGCAACACAACCTCCATCAACCGCGCAAAATGATTCCGGGCGGAAGCCGGCTTCGGGACTCGCATCCCACCTGCCATGGCGAAAACATGACGGCGGCACATCCGAACCGGCAGAAACCACACAGCCAAGATCCAGCACGCAAGAGGCCCTGACCAGCCTCGACGGCCAGATTTCCTTCTGGCGTGGCATCCCCTTCGGCCTGCAGCACGTCATGGCGATGTTCGTCGCCAACCTCGCCCCGATCTTTCTGGTCACCGCCGCCGCGCATCTGACCCCGGCACAATCCGCGATGATCATTCAGAACGGCCTCTTGGTCGCCGGCCTCGGCACCTGCCTGCAGCTCTACCCGCTCTGGCGCGTCGGCAGCCGTCTGCCGATGGTCACCGGCATCTCCTTCACCTACGTCGCCGCCGCCACCGCTATCGTCGGTAAACAGGGCTACGGAGCGCTTGTGGGAGCCGTCATCGTCGGCGGCCTGCTCGAGCTGATTCTTGGCCTCACCGCTCAATTCTGGAAGAAATACGTACCACCGATCGTCTCTGCGATCGTCGTGACCTCCATCGGTTTCTCGCTGCTTTCCACCGGTGCTTCATCGTTCGGCGGCGGTGCAGGAGCCAAGGACTTCGGCAGCTGGCAGAACCTCACGCTGGGCCTCATCTCGTTGGTCGCCTGCCTTGCCTTCCAGCTGTTGATGAAGGGCACCGTCAAGCAGCTTTCGATTCTCTTCGGTCTGGTTGTCGGTTATATTGTTGCCATTTTCTTCGGCAAGGTCGATTTCTCGGGTTTTGAGCATCTGCAAGCCGTCAGCGTCCCTCATTTCATGCCGTTCGCCCCGACGTTCGACGCCGGATCCATCATTTCCTTCGCCCTGCTCTACGTCGTCTCCTCCGTTGAAGTTCTGGGCGATACCGCGGCGCTTTCCCAAGTCGGTCTGAACCGTCTGCCCACCGAGAAGGAAACTTCCGGAGCCATCGCCGGAGACGGGCTCATCTCCACGGTTTCCGGCCTGTTCGGTTGTCTGCCGCTCACCTCGTTCGCACAGAATATCGGACTGGTGGCCGTCACCAAGGTGGTCAATCGCAAGGTCATTCTTTCCGGCGGGTTCATTCTCATCCTGGCCAGCTTTGTGCCGGCCGTCGCTCAGCTCTTCAACTCGATGCCGCAGGCGGTGCTTGGCGGCTGCACCATCATGATGTTCGGCAACATCATCCTCTCCGGCTTCCAGATGATCGCCGAGGCAGGCTTCAGCCAGCGCAACACCACCATCGCGGCGCTTTCGCTGACCATCGGCATCGGTTTCACGCAGGTCGGCGGCATCTTCGCCCAGTTCCCGCAGCTCTTCCAATCGATTTTCGCCACCAACTGCATTGCGGTCTCGTTTGTGGTAGCGGTGATTTTGAACGCCGTGCTCCCCGGCGAGGAACATTTCCTGGTCAATACGCATGCAACGTCCGAAGACAAGAACGTATCCAAATAA
- a CDS encoding xanthine phosphoribosyltransferase — translation MKELEDRIRRDGTVKPGDVLKVDAFLNHQCDVTLFNDMGAEWARIFAGKKIDKILTIEASGIGIACIAAQHFGNVPVVFAKKTQSINLDGDQYTARVYSYTKQKEFPVIVSKRFLTKGEHVLLVDDFLANGKAMHGLIDICNEAGVIIEGIGIAIEKGFQRGGKELREAGYNVASLAIVKSMDGEKGTIEFA, via the coding sequence ATGAAGGAACTTGAAGACAGGATTCGTCGGGACGGAACCGTCAAGCCGGGCGACGTGCTCAAGGTCGACGCTTTCCTGAACCACCAGTGCGACGTGACGCTTTTCAACGACATGGGCGCGGAATGGGCCCGCATCTTTGCCGGCAAGAAAATTGACAAGATACTGACCATCGAGGCCAGCGGCATCGGCATCGCCTGCATCGCGGCCCAGCATTTCGGCAACGTTCCCGTCGTTTTCGCCAAGAAAACCCAATCCATCAACCTCGACGGCGACCAATACACCGCGCGCGTCTATTCCTACACCAAACAGAAGGAATTCCCTGTCATCGTCTCCAAGCGCTTCCTCACCAAAGGCGAGCACGTCCTGCTGGTCGACGACTTCCTGGCCAACGGCAAAGCCATGCATGGTCTCATCGACATCTGCAACGAGGCAGGCGTGATTATCGAAGGCATCGGCATCGCCATCGAAAAAGGCTTCCAGCGCGGCGGCAAGGAACTGCGTGAAGCCGGTTACAATGTCGCTTCTCTCGCCATCGTCAAGTCGATGGACGGCGAAAAAGGCACCATCGAATTCGCCTAA
- a CDS encoding UvrD-helicase domain-containing protein, which translates to MAQDPDLIARSAEELVGDLNEQQAKAVQYRGPALLIGAGAGSGKTRVLTRRVAWILSQFGAWPSQILAITFTNKAAAEMRERLETLIGPVAEHMWISTFHSACVRILRRDGKTIGLNSGFSIYDTADSQRLVKLIGTSLNVDLKRYTPRAILAQISDYKNKLVGWKELLKTYAPDYTPGQQGYQLGRYDNAEALYAVVYAEYQHRLAAANAVDFDDLIVRTVELLHEHPEVADYYHHKFRYILVDEYQDTNHAQYQLVRELSGIDSANRPAVGSEAGNQPVAGREGPAWVTVVGDSDQSIYAFRGADISNIQDFEKDFPGALTIMLEQNYRSTQTILDAANAVISKNTGRKPKKLWTSLGKGDPIVGYAADNAQQEGGWIANEIANLRSENGYRYSDMAIMYRANAQSRALEEALINAGIPYQLVGGTKFYERREVKDAIAYLQAITNPADSVNMRRIMNTPKRGLGARAESMVAAYAETHDVPFWGGIEHMDEIPDLPTRTRTKLGEFRDLMRGLMQFATDHDSKPSEIVAEVLNQSKLLEELQRSTDPQDESRVENLSQLQSVAAEFEQKTPDATLSGFLETTALVADSDQLPGEGEDTGKVTLMTLHTAKGLEYPVVFLTGMEQGTFPHSRSLEDEQELSEERRLAYVGITRAKQRLYVTRAAVRSQWGQANDMMPSQFLDEIPDNLIEWKRREAGVERMRSGWGSGSGDSDFDDEFGGWEDDDGFSSGSTFGGSGSSSSYGGSRGSGRSSYGSGRSGYGSRSGSSYGSGSSYGSHSGGYGSSGGSRSGSRSLYGSGSSYRSSSSRSGYGSHSSGGSSYGSSSYSSGSHTRGGKVTTRRTTPKSTSRSVPASALKKDNKLDISDFSIGDKITHDQYGLGTVVDTQDKGRNSIITVDFGSDGVKRLMLRVAPIEKL; encoded by the coding sequence GTGGCACAGGATCCGGATTTGATTGCACGAAGCGCCGAGGAACTGGTCGGCGATCTCAACGAACAGCAGGCCAAGGCGGTGCAGTATCGCGGGCCGGCGCTGCTGATCGGTGCCGGTGCGGGGTCGGGCAAGACCCGCGTGCTCACCCGGCGTGTGGCATGGATTCTTTCGCAGTTCGGCGCGTGGCCCAGCCAGATTCTCGCCATCACCTTCACCAACAAGGCCGCCGCCGAAATGCGCGAGCGTTTGGAAACGCTGATTGGCCCGGTGGCCGAACATATGTGGATCTCGACCTTCCATTCCGCTTGCGTACGCATTCTGCGGCGGGACGGCAAGACCATCGGCCTCAATTCCGGCTTTTCCATTTATGATACCGCCGACAGTCAGCGGTTGGTCAAACTCATCGGCACCAGCCTCAACGTCGATTTGAAACGCTATACGCCGCGCGCCATCCTCGCCCAGATTTCCGATTACAAGAACAAGCTTGTCGGCTGGAAGGAACTGCTCAAGACCTACGCGCCGGACTATACACCCGGTCAGCAGGGCTATCAGCTGGGACGTTACGACAACGCCGAGGCGCTCTACGCCGTTGTTTATGCGGAATATCAGCATCGTCTCGCCGCCGCGAACGCCGTCGATTTCGACGATTTGATTGTGCGCACCGTCGAGCTCTTACACGAGCATCCCGAAGTCGCGGATTACTATCATCACAAGTTCCGTTACATTCTTGTCGACGAATACCAGGACACCAATCACGCCCAGTATCAGCTGGTGCGCGAGCTTTCCGGCATCGACAGCGCCAATCGTCCGGCCGTGGGTTCGGAAGCTGGAAACCAGCCGGTCGCAGGGCGAGAAGGCCCGGCTTGGGTGACTGTCGTCGGTGATTCCGACCAGTCCATCTATGCCTTCCGCGGTGCCGATATCAGTAACATCCAGGATTTCGAAAAGGACTTCCCGGGAGCACTTACCATCATGCTGGAGCAGAACTACCGCTCCACGCAGACCATCCTCGACGCGGCCAACGCCGTTATTTCCAAGAACACCGGACGCAAGCCCAAGAAGCTCTGGACTTCGCTCGGCAAAGGGGATCCAATCGTGGGCTACGCGGCCGACAACGCGCAGCAGGAAGGCGGCTGGATCGCCAACGAGATCGCCAACTTGCGAAGTGAAAACGGGTATCGCTATTCCGACATGGCCATCATGTACCGTGCCAACGCGCAATCCCGTGCGCTCGAAGAGGCACTGATCAACGCCGGGATTCCCTACCAGCTGGTCGGCGGCACAAAATTCTACGAACGCCGCGAGGTCAAGGACGCCATCGCTTACTTGCAGGCCATCACCAACCCGGCCGACAGCGTCAACATGCGCCGCATCATGAACACCCCGAAGCGTGGGCTTGGCGCACGTGCGGAATCCATGGTCGCGGCTTATGCCGAGACACACGATGTGCCGTTCTGGGGCGGCATCGAACACATGGATGAAATTCCAGACCTGCCAACCCGCACACGTACCAAGCTCGGGGAGTTCCGAGACCTGATGCGAGGCTTGATGCAGTTCGCGACCGACCACGATTCCAAACCATCCGAGATCGTGGCGGAAGTGCTCAACCAATCCAAGCTGCTCGAGGAACTACAGCGTTCCACCGACCCGCAGGACGAGTCGCGCGTCGAGAACCTTTCGCAGTTGCAGTCAGTGGCCGCCGAGTTCGAGCAGAAGACCCCGGATGCCACGCTTTCCGGCTTCCTCGAGACCACCGCTCTAGTCGCCGATTCCGACCAGCTACCCGGCGAGGGGGAGGACACGGGCAAAGTCACGCTGATGACTTTGCACACGGCCAAGGGCCTCGAATACCCGGTCGTCTTCCTGACCGGCATGGAGCAGGGAACTTTCCCGCATTCGCGCTCGCTTGAAGACGAGCAGGAGCTTTCCGAAGAACGCCGCCTCGCCTACGTGGGCATCACCCGCGCCAAGCAGCGGCTCTACGTCACCCGCGCGGCCGTGCGCTCGCAGTGGGGGCAGGCCAACGACATGATGCCCAGCCAGTTCCTTGACGAGATTCCCGACAATCTGATCGAATGGAAGCGTCGCGAGGCCGGCGTCGAGCGCATGCGTTCCGGCTGGGGTAGCGGTTCCGGCGACAGTGATTTCGATGACGAATTCGGTGGTTGGGAGGACGATGACGGCTTCTCGTCAGGTTCGACCTTCGGCGGTTCAGGTTCATCGTCTTCCTACGGTGGTTCGCGTGGTTCTGGCCGTTCCTCTTATGGTTCGGGACGTTCTGGGTATGGCTCTCGTTCCGGTTCCTCCTATGGTTCCGGATCGTCGTACGGTTCCCATTCCGGCGGTTATGGTTCGTCCGGCGGCTCGCGTTCGGGTTCCCGTTCCTTGTACGGTTCCGGTTCTAGCTACCGCAGTTCGTCATCCCGTTCAGGTTATGGTTCGCATTCTTCCGGCGGTTCCTCGTACGGTTCGTCCTCATATAGTTCCGGTTCGCACACGCGCGGTGGCAAGGTGACCACGCGCAGAACAACACCGAAATCCACCTCGCGTTCTGTACCGGCTTCAGCGCTCAAAAAAGACAACAAGCTCGACATCTCCGATTTCAGCATCGGCGACAAGATTACACACGACCAGTATGGCCTGGGCACGGTTGTAGATACCCAAGACAAGGGCCGCAACTCGATCATCACCGTCGATTTCGGCTCCGACGGTGTCAAGCGCCTGATGCTGCGTGTGGCTCCAATTGAGAAACTTTGA